From Ovis aries strain OAR_USU_Benz2616 breed Rambouillet chromosome 21, ARS-UI_Ramb_v3.0, whole genome shotgun sequence, a single genomic window includes:
- the FKBP2 gene encoding peptidyl-prolyl cis-trans isomerase FKBP2 isoform X3: MARGVHAGAVSAVAVPGDAVGLELPREREMRLSWVLTVLSICLSALVTATGTEGKRKLQIGVKKRVDHCPIKSRKGDVLHMHYTGKLEDGTEFDSSLPQNQPFVFSLGTGQVIKGWDQGLLGMCEGEKRKLVIPSELGYGERGAPPKIPGGATLVFEVELLKIERRSEL, from the exons ATGGCCCGGGGCGTCCACGCGGGGGCGGTCTCCGCGGTGGCCGTGCCTGGGGACGCGGTAGGCCTAGAACTCCCCCGGGAGAG AGAGATgaggctgagctgggtcttgacAGTACTGTCCATCTGCCTGAGCGCCCTGGTCACGGCCACAGGGACCGAGGGCAAACGGAAGCTGCAGATCGGAGTCAAGAAACGGGTAGACCACTGTCCCATCAAATCGCGGAAAGGGGACGTCCTGCACATGCACTATACG GGGAAACTAGAAGATGGAACAGAGTTTGACAGCAGCCTGCCCCAGAACCAGCCCTTTGTCTTCTCCTTGGGCACAGGCCAGGTCATCAAGGGCTGGGACCAGGGGCTGCTAGG GATGTGTGAGGGGGAAAAGCGGAAGCTGGTGATTCCATCAGAGCTGG GGTATGGAGAGCGGGGAGCGCCCCCGAAGATTCCAG GTGGTGCAACCTTGGTGTTCGAGGTGGAACTGCTCAAAATCGAGCGACGTTCAGAACTGTAG
- the FKBP2 gene encoding peptidyl-prolyl cis-trans isomerase FKBP2 isoform X2, producing the protein MRLSWVLTVLSICLSALVTATGTEGKRKLQIGVKKRVDHCPIKSRKGDVLHMHYTGKLEDGTEFDSSLPQNQPFVFSLGTGQVIKGWDQGLLGMCEGEKRKLVIPSELGYGERGAPPKIPGGATLVFEVELLKIERRSEL; encoded by the exons ATgaggctgagctgggtcttgacAGTACTGTCCATCTGCCTGAGCGCCCTGGTCACGGCCACAGGGACCGAGGGCAAACGGAAGCTGCAGATCGGAGTCAAGAAACGGGTAGACCACTGTCCCATCAAATCGCGGAAAGGGGACGTCCTGCACATGCACTATACG GGGAAACTAGAAGATGGAACAGAGTTTGACAGCAGCCTGCCCCAGAACCAGCCCTTTGTCTTCTCCTTGGGCACAGGCCAGGTCATCAAGGGCTGGGACCAGGGGCTGCTAGG GATGTGTGAGGGGGAAAAGCGGAAGCTGGTGATTCCATCAGAGCTGG GGTATGGAGAGCGGGGAGCGCCCCCGAAGATTCCAG GTGGTGCAACCTTGGTGTTCGAGGTGGAACTGCTCAAAATCGAGCGACGTTCAGAACTGTAG
- the PPP1R14B gene encoding LOW QUALITY PROTEIN: protein phosphatase 1 regulatory subunit 14B (The sequence of the model RefSeq protein was modified relative to this genomic sequence to represent the inferred CDS: inserted 1 base in 1 codon; deleted 1 base in 1 codon), translating to MLQLPPGTPAAAXRRGAARSRAHELTRASGPEPAGGRPGGGGAGRGPTAHVAPAAAMADSGPAGGAALAAPAPGPGSGGPGPRVYFQSPPGAAGEGPGGADDEGPVRRQGKVTVKYDRKELRKRLNLEEWILEQLTRLYDCQEEEIPELEIDVDELLDMESDDTRAARVKELLVDCYKPTEAFISGLLDKIRGMQKLSTPQKK from the exons ATGCTGCAGCTGCCCCCGGGCACCCCCGCCGCCG CTCGCCGCGGAGCCGCGCGGAGCCGAGCTCACGAGCTAACCCGAGCCAGCGGCCCGGAGCCAGCCGGCGGGCGTCCGGGAGGCGGCGGCGCAGGGAGGGGCCCGACG GCGCACGTGGCCCCGGCGGCCGCCATGGCGGACAGCGGCCCCGCGGGGGGCGCGGCGTTGGCGGCCCCGGCCCCCGGACCGGGGAGTGGCGGCCCAGGGCCCCGCGTCTACTTTCAGAGCCCCCCTGGGGCTGCAGGCGAGGGCCCGGGCGGCGCGGACGACGAGGGCCCAGTGAGGCGCCAAGGGAAGGTCACGGTCAAGTACGACCGCAAGGAGCTACGGAAGCGCCTCAACCTGGAGGAGTGGATCCTGGAGCAGCTCACTCGCCTCTACGACTGCCAG gaagAGGAGATCCCAGAGCTGGAAATCGATGTGGATGAACTCCTGGACATGGAGAGCGATGATACCCGGGCTGCCAGGGTCAAG GAGCTGCTGGTTGACTGTTACAAACCCACTGAG gcctTCATCTCTGGCCTGCTGGACAAGATCCGGGGCATGCAGAAGCTGAGCACACCCCAGAAGAAGTAA